A DNA window from Aquipuribacter hungaricus contains the following coding sequences:
- the pstA gene encoding phosphate ABC transporter permease PstA produces MSTSPRTERSTQTSTATPTTGLTTPSHEQSAPATPGDTRGLTPERFGTPGSPAPAGPVVGEPRRSSGQLTRHLSPALLLVSAALSAGILLLVGRFTVTGAAVLTAITYTVGVYVLARVVEGRRRATDRVVTALVTVAFVLAMAPLVSLVWTVVSRGAARFDAAFFTQSMAGVIGEGGGAAHAIVGTLQVTGIATLVSVPVGLLAAVWLVEYGSGRLKSAITFLVDVMTGIPSIVAGLFAFALFSTILGDPGHRSGIAGAIALSVLMTPVVIRTCEEMLKLVPDELREASFALGVPRWRTITKVVLPTAVGGIAAGVTIAIARVIGETAPLLITLGFTTGFNFDMTEGRASTLPVYAYDQFRNRGLPPEAFIDRAWTAALVLILIVMVLNGIGRLIAHLYAPKTNR; encoded by the coding sequence ATGAGCACCTCGCCCCGCACCGAGCGGTCGACCCAGACGTCGACGGCCACCCCGACGACGGGGCTGACCACGCCCTCGCACGAGCAGAGCGCCCCGGCGACCCCGGGGGACACCCGCGGCCTCACCCCCGAGCGCTTCGGCACCCCCGGCTCGCCCGCCCCGGCCGGCCCGGTGGTCGGCGAGCCCCGCCGCTCGTCCGGGCAGCTGACCCGCCACCTGTCCCCGGCCCTGCTGCTGGTCTCCGCGGCGCTGTCCGCCGGGATCCTGCTCCTCGTCGGCCGGTTCACCGTCACCGGTGCCGCTGTCCTCACCGCCATCACCTACACCGTCGGCGTCTACGTCCTCGCGCGCGTCGTCGAGGGCCGCCGCCGGGCCACGGACCGGGTCGTCACCGCGCTCGTCACCGTGGCCTTCGTCCTGGCCATGGCGCCCCTGGTGTCGCTCGTCTGGACGGTCGTCAGCCGCGGCGCCGCCCGCTTCGACGCCGCCTTCTTCACGCAGTCCATGGCCGGCGTCATCGGCGAGGGCGGCGGCGCGGCCCACGCCATCGTCGGCACCCTGCAGGTCACCGGCATCGCCACCCTGGTGTCCGTCCCGGTCGGCCTGCTCGCCGCGGTCTGGCTCGTGGAGTACGGCAGCGGTCGGCTCAAGAGCGCCATCACGTTCCTCGTCGACGTCATGACGGGCATCCCGTCCATCGTCGCGGGGCTCTTCGCCTTCGCGCTGTTCTCCACGATCCTGGGCGACCCGGGCCACCGCTCGGGCATCGCCGGTGCCATCGCCCTGTCGGTGCTCATGACGCCCGTCGTCATCCGCACCTGCGAGGAGATGCTCAAGCTGGTCCCGGACGAGCTGCGCGAGGCGTCCTTCGCCCTCGGCGTGCCGCGCTGGCGGACGATCACCAAGGTCGTCCTCCCCACCGCCGTCGGCGGGATCGCGGCGGGCGTCACCATCGCCATCGCCCGCGTCATCGGCGAGACCGCCCCGCTGCTCATCACCCTCGGCTTCACCACCGGGTTCAACTTCGACATGACCGAGGGCCGGGCCTCGACGCTGCCGGTGTACGCCTACGACCAGTTCCGCAACCGCGGCCTGCCGCCCGAGGCGTTCATCGACCGTGCCTGGACCGCCGCGCTCGTGCTCATCCTCATCGTCATGGTGCTCAACGGGATCGGGCGGCTGATCGCCCACCTGTACGCG